A genomic window from Vigna radiata var. radiata cultivar VC1973A chromosome 2, Vradiata_ver6, whole genome shotgun sequence includes:
- the LOC106777446 gene encoding protein NRT1/ PTR FAMILY 5.1 — protein sequence MEANADYTQDATVDFRGHPALSSKTGKWKACAFLVGYEAFERMAFYGVASNLVNYLTSQLHEDTVSSVRNVNNWSGSVWITPILGACIADSYLGRFWTFTLSSLIYVLGMTLLTVAVSLKSLRPTCSNGICNKASTSQIAFFYTALYTMAIGAGGTKPNISTLGADQFDDFNPNEKELKASFFNWWMFTSFLGAFVASLGLVYIQENLGWGLGYGIPTAGLMLSLLIFYIGTPIYRHKVRTTTTPARDLLRVPIAAFRNRKLQLPTDPSHLYEHNLQHYVTTGKRQFYHTPALRFLDKAAIKEDSVGSKRVPLTVTQVEGSKLIFGMALIWLVTLIPSTIWAQINTLFVKQGTTLDRNLGPHFRIPSASLGSFVTLSMLLSVPMYDRFFVPFMRQKTGHPRGITLLQRLGIGFSIQIIAIAIAYAVEVRRMHVISANHVAGPKDIVPMSIFWLMPQYVLIGIADVFNAIGLLEFFYDQSPEDMQSLGTTFFTSGIGVGNFLNSFLVTMVDKISGRGDKKSWIGDNLNDSHLDYYYGFLLVMSSINLVVFLWVSSRYIYKRESIRVKESLCVQMEGNPTLDASLSLQV from the exons ATGGAAGCCAATGCAGATTATACCCAAGATGCCACTGTTGATTTCCGTGGCCACCCTGCACTTTCATCCAAAACCGGCAAATGGAAGGCTTGTGCTTTTCTTGTTG GGTATGAAGCATTTGAAAGGATGGCCTTTTATGGAGTGGCTTCGAACTTGGTGAATTACCTTACAAGCCAACTTCATGAAGACACAGTTTCATCAGTGAGGAATGTGAATAACTGGTCAGGATCTGTGTGGATAACGCCAATTCTTGGAGCTTGCATAGCAGATTCTTACTTGGGTCGCTTCTGGACTTTCACTCTCTCATCTCTCATTTATGTCTTG GGTATGACACTTCTGACAGTAGCAGTGTCACTGAAGAGCTTGAGACCAACATGCAGCAATGGCATATGCAACAAGGCTTCGACCTCACAGATTGCATTTTTCTACACAGCCCTTTACACAATGGCAATTGGGGCAGGGGGAACAAAACCCAACATCTCAACGTTAGGTGCTGACCAGTTTGATGACTTCAACCCGAATGAGAAAGAGCTAAAGGCCTCCTTCTTCAACTGGTGGATGTTCACCTCATTCTTGGGTGCTTTCGTTGCCAGTTTAGGATTGGTATACATTCAAGAGAACTTGGGATGGGGACTTGGTTATGGTATTCCCACTGCTGGTCTCATGCTTTCATTGCTTATATTCTACATAGGCACACCCATATATCGTCACAAAGTAAGGACAACCACTACTCCTGCTAGGGACCTCCTTCGTGTTCCCATTGCCGCATTCAGGAACAGAAAACTCCAACTTCCTACTGACCCCTCTCATCTCTATGAGCACAACCTCCAACATTATGTTACTACTGGAAAACGTCAGTTCTATCACACTCCAGCACTCAG GTTTTTGGACAAGGCTGCTATTAAAGAAGACAGTGTTGGTTCCAAAAGGGTACCGCTGACAGTAACCCAAGTAGAAGGCTCTAAACTTATCTTTGGTATGGCCCTAATATGGCTGGTGACACTGATTCCAAGCACTATTTGGGCACAAATCAACACTCTTTTTGTGAAACAAGGAACCACTTTGGACAGAAACCTTGGACCTCATTTTAGAATTCCCTCAGCTTCTCTTGGAAGCTTTGTGACACTTTCCATGCTTCTCTCAGTGCCAATGTACGATCGGTTTTTTGTACCGTTTATGCGTCAGAAAACTGGTCATCCGAGAGGAATCACATTGCTTCAAAGGCTTGGGATTGGATTTTCAATCCAGATCATAGCCATTGcaattgcttatgcagtagaaGTTAGAAGAATGCATGTTATCAGTGCAAACCACGTAGCTGGACCTAAAGATATTGTCCCCATGAGTATATTTTGGCTGATGCCTCAGTATGTATTAATAGGGATAGCAGACGTGTTTAATGCCATTGGATTACTAGAATTCTTCTATGATCAATCCCCTGAAGACATGCAGAGCCTAGGAACGACATTCTTCACTAGTGGGATCGGTGTTGGGAACTTCTTGAACAGCTTTTTGGTGACAATGGTTGATAAAATATCAGGAAGGGGTGACAAAAAGAGCTGGATAGGGGACAACTTGAATGATTCTCACTTGGACTACTATTATGGGTTTTTATTGGTCATGTCAAGTATCAATTTGGTGGTTTTTCTTTGGGTTTCAAGTAGGTACATATATAAGAGGGAATCAATAAGGGTCAAAGAGAGCCTTTGTGTTCAAATGGAGGGGAACCCAACTTTGGACGCCTCTCTTAGTTTACAAGTGTGA